The region GCCTGCGGCATGTCGCGGCCGCTGTAGTCGAGCGTGCCGGACACCTGGTAGCGCAGGTAGCGGTGGCGCGCGACGGCCGTGGCGAAGCGCGCGTCGAACGGGCCGCTGGCGTAGTTCAAGCCTAATTCGAGGCCTTCGCTGCGGGTACGGCCCGCATTGCGGTTTTCGCTATTGCCCGGCGACAGCGTATAGCTGACGATGGTGTCGCGGCCATCGAGGCGGTACACGGCCGTATCGAGCTTCAGCCGGCCCTGCAAAAAGGCCCAGCGCAGGCCCAGCTCATAGTTGTTGTACACGGAAGGCTGCAGATCGGCGATGCCCGTCTTGCCATACAGCTGGCTGACCTCGGGCGGCGTGAAGCCCTGGCTCACATTCGCGTACACGCTGCCCGCATGCCCGATGGCGTAGGTGGCGCCCAGCTTCGGGCTGACATGCGAAAACCGCCGCGTTTCGTCGGGCGCGCCGTAATTGACGCTGCCGCCCGGCGCCAGATTGTTATGGTAGTCGTAGCGGATGGCATCCGAACGGCCGCCCAGCACTACGCGCGTGCCCGCCAGCGGCGTGAATTCCCACTGCGCGAAGAACGCCGTGTTGAGGATATCCGTCTGGTAGTCGCGCACGCCCTGCGGATTGCCCGCATTGGCCAGCGTATAGCGCAGGTAGCGGCCCGTGGCCGCGTCGCGCACGATGGCCAGGTTATCGCTGACAAAGGGATTGTCGCTCTTGTCCACGTACACGCCGGCGATCAGGCGCGAATTCAGCCACGCAAAATTCTGCTGGTGCTTGACGTCCAGACCCAGCGAATCGACGTGGTTGTTGTTGATGACGCCCTTGCACAGGCTGCCGGCGCAGCTGCCGATGGAATAGGCCGGCAACTGCCCATGGTCGTTCTTGCGCGTGAAGGCGGTGACGGTGGTCGTGCCGCCGGCCGTCGTCGCCCCTTCCCACGCTACATTCATGCGCGTGGTCTTGTCCTTGCGGTAGGTAAACGTGTTCAGGCTCTTGCCCGGATCATGGCGGTAATCGTTTTCAAACAGGCTGCCCGTCATGGCCGCGTTGAGGTCCGTGTGTACGAGCGTGGCGCGCAGTTGGGAAGTGGGACTGAGCGCATAGTCGGCGCGCAGCGAGAACGAGTCCTTGTCGCCATAGCTGTATTCCTGCCAGTTGTCGCGTGAACGGCGCGAGCTGTAGTGGGAAAAGCGCAGTCCCAGCGGCCCCCAGGTGTCGCTGGCGGCCGTGTCGTAGCGCGTAAAGCCGGCCACGCCGTCGCGCCGCACGCTGGCGCTGGCCGTCGGCGTCGCGCTGGCGCCGGCCGTGAGGAAATTCACGGCGCCGCCCACGGCATTGCTGCCATACAGCGAGGAAGCGGCCCCTTTGACCACTTCGACGCCGCTGGCGCCCGCCATGTTCATCTCGTTGAGCGAATTGTGGTTGAAGACGCCCAGCGGGCGGATGGGAATGCCATCCTCCAGGTACTGGTAGACGGCATTCGTGCCGATGGGCTGGCGGATGCTCATGCTGTGCTGCTCGTTGCCCAGGTCATTCCAGTACACGCCGGCGATGCGGTTGAGGATATCGCCCATGGTCTTGGGCTTGTCGCGCTGCAGCGTCTTTTCATTGACGACGCCGATGGCCTGCGGCGTTTCGGACAGCCACGCCTGTGCGCGCGAGCCGGAGACGACGACGGTGTCGATGACGTGATCGGATTGCGCCTGCGCGCAGGGATAAGCCACGGTGATGGCCGCGGCCAGCACCAACAGTTGTTTGTTCATGTGATTCTCGTTTAAGTATGCGGATGCGGCGCATCACGCCGGAAGGCGGACAACGCAAACATTAAAAATGCAAAAACCTAGACGAGAGCGGGCGGCGCGCGCGATTGCGCGGTGGACCAGATGAACAGCGGTGCGGGAGACTGGTAGTACAGCGCAGGCAGGATGGCCGTGCCGCCGGCGACAGGCAGCGGCAGCACGGGGCTGGGCGGCAAGCCGACGGAACCCGCATGCGTGGCACAGAAGGCGCAATGCTCCATCTGCATGGCCTTGCCGCCGGACTTGCCATCGGCAGCGCCATCGTCGGCGACCTGGACGAAACGGATGCCGGCCACCGAACAGATTTCAGCCCAGCCGGAGCCCGATTCCTGCTTGGCGTTGGCGACGGCCTGGGATATCGACGGCGCGAGCGCCGCCAGCAGGAGCGCGAAACAGGCGATCCAGGCGGCGCAGCGACGTGTGAGTGCGGTCATTCCCATGGCCACATTCTAGCAGCGGCCGGCCGGGCAGGAAAGGCGAAAATCGGCTCAGGTGGCGGGACAGGCGGCGTTGCCGGCCTCCAGGGCGCGCACCACGCCCGCCATGTCGGTGGCGATACGCGCCACGGCGCGGCGGTGGCCCGTCACCAGTTCATCGTAGCCGGCAGCCACTTTTTCATTCGCCACCGTGCGGCAAGTCACTACCTTGTTGCCAGCCAGCTGGCGTACGCTCCACACGGCGTCGATCAGCGCGTACTGCCCCATCACCGACTCGAAGCGCTGCACATTGGTGCTGATGCGGTACACGGGCAGGTTGTCCGGATGTGGCGTGCGGAACACATCGATGGCGCCCAGCTCGTTCGTCACGGCCGTCGACAGGGACTGGCCGATCTCGCCGGCCAGCGGCCCGGCCCAGCGCTGCTGCTCGAGCAATTCGATGCGGCCCGAGGGCGCCGTCACGACGAACTGGTTGCGGCTCACCTGCTGCGGCACGCTGACGGCCAGCACCTCGACATAGTATTTCACGGGTTTGGCCGGCTGCGCGTCGGCGCCGCCGCTCAGGGTATAGAAATGCTCGGGCTGCGGCGTGGAACAACCACCCAGCAGGACGGCTGTCATCAAAAGCGCAAGAATTGGCTGCTTCATTTTTTCTCATCTCCTTTTTTACCGCGGATCAGGGACTCGGGATGACGTTCCAGGTAATCCGACAGGGCATTCAGCGATTGCAGGGTCTGCGTCAGCTGCTGCAAGGCCTGGCGCACATCGGACTGCAGCGGCGAATCCTTTTGCAGCACCTGCTCGGCCGTGCCGAAGGTCTGCTTCGCCGCCGTCAGGGTGTCGCGCATTTCCGGCACCACCTGGCCATCGAGCTGCTTGAACAGGGTGTTGGCCTGCTTGATGGTGGCGTTCAGGTTGTTGCCGATCTCGGCGTACGGCACCTGGTCCAGTTTGCGCGCGATGCTGGCGATCTGCGTCTGCAATTCATCCAGGGTATTCGGCACGGTCGGCACTTCCAGCGGATACTTGTTCAGGTCCAGCGCCACCTTCGGCGCTTTCGGGAAGAAGTCCAGCGCGATATACAGCTGGCTGGTCAGCAGGTTGCCCGTGCGCAGCTGGGCGCGCAGGCCGCGGCTGACCATGCGCTCCATCAGCTGGTGGCCGGCCGAGCCTTCCGCATCGTCGACGGCCGCCTTGAAGCGCATGCCCAGGCGCGCCGGGTACAGGTTGACCGTCACCGGCATGCGGAAGTTCTTCTTCACAGGATCGAATTCGATGCCGACCGAACGCACTTCGCCCAGCACGATGCCGCGGAAGTCCACCGTGGCGCCGGGCTGCAAGCCGCGCAGGGACTGGTCGAAATAGAACACGGTGGTAATGGCCTCGCCATCGGGTTCGCGCATGG is a window of Janthinobacterium sp. 1_2014MBL_MicDiv DNA encoding:
- a CDS encoding DUF2946 domain-containing protein; its protein translation is MTALTRRCAAWIACFALLLAALAPSISQAVANAKQESGSGWAEICSVAGIRFVQVADDGAADGKSGGKAMQMEHCAFCATHAGSVGLPPSPVLPLPVAGGTAILPALYYQSPAPLFIWSTAQSRAPPALV
- a CDS encoding TonB-dependent receptor, coding for MNKQLLVLAAAITVAYPCAQAQSDHVIDTVVVSGSRAQAWLSETPQAIGVVNEKTLQRDKPKTMGDILNRIAGVYWNDLGNEQHSMSIRQPIGTNAVYQYLEDGIPIRPLGVFNHNSLNEMNMAGASGVEVVKGAASSLYGSNAVGGAVNFLTAGASATPTASASVRRDGVAGFTRYDTAASDTWGPLGLRFSHYSSRRSRDNWQEYSYGDKDSFSLRADYALSPTSQLRATLVHTDLNAAMTGSLFENDYRHDPGKSLNTFTYRKDKTTRMNVAWEGATTAGGTTTVTAFTRKNDHGQLPAYSIGSCAGSLCKGVINNNHVDSLGLDVKHQQNFAWLNSRLIAGVYVDKSDNPFVSDNLAIVRDAATGRYLRYTLANAGNPQGVRDYQTDILNTAFFAQWEFTPLAGTRVVLGGRSDAIRYDYHNNLAPGGSVNYGAPDETRRFSHVSPKLGATYAIGHAGSVYANVSQGFTPPEVSQLYGKTGIADLQPSVYNNYELGLRWAFLQGRLKLDTAVYRLDGRDTIVSYTLSPGNSENRNAGRTRSEGLELGLNYASGPFDARFATAVARHRYLRYQVSGTLDYSGRDMPQAPRDITSFEAGYAPVAGARVALEVLHQGRYWMNNANTVEYKGHALLNLRASYRLSRSWEAWAQVRNLMDKRYADSASSSYSGVGSYAANTQNQYTPGAPRSVMLGLTYNYHVE
- a CDS encoding PqiC family protein; translation: MTAVLLGGCSTPQPEHFYTLSGGADAQPAKPVKYYVEVLAVSVPQQVSRNQFVVTAPSGRIELLEQQRWAGPLAGEIGQSLSTAVTNELGAIDVFRTPHPDNLPVYRISTNVQRFESVMGQYALIDAVWSVRQLAGNKVVTCRTVANEKVAAGYDELVTGHRRAVARIATDMAGVVRALEAGNAACPAT